One genomic segment of Primulina tabacum isolate GXHZ01 chromosome 9, ASM2559414v2, whole genome shotgun sequence includes these proteins:
- the LOC142555727 gene encoding thylakoid lumenal protein TL20.3, chloroplastic → MALSSISLLPLSSINKISSSKISDKNLTSFHVSSKPSSVSCQYETEKGKPGTEPKWWRNFVSTALAAAAAAAFSSNIPAIADLNKFEAETRGEFGIGSAAQYGSADLKKAVHVNENFRRANFTSADMRESDFSGSTFNGAYLEKAVAYKANFTGADLSDTLMDRMVLNEANLTNAVLVRSVLTRSDLGGAIIEGADFSDAVIDLLQKQALCKYASGTNPVTGMSTRKSLGCGNTRRNAYGSPSSPLLSAPPPKLLDRDGFCDPETGLCDAS, encoded by the exons ATGGCGCTCAGTTCGATCTCATTGCTGCCCTTGAGTTCCATCAATAAAATTTCTTCCTCAAAAATTTCTGATAAAAATCTCACTTCTTTCCATGTCTCTTCAAAGCCCTCGTCTGTTTCTTGTCAATATGAAACTGAAAAGGGAAAACCTGGCACAG AGCCTAAGTGGTGGCGAAATTTTGTTTCAACAGCTTTggcggctgcggctgcggctgcaTTTAGCTCTAACATACCAGCTATTGCTGATCTTAATAAATTCGAAGCTGAAACTCGGGGTGAATTCGGGATTGGATCAGCTGCTCAATATGGTTCAGCAGACCTCAA GAAAGCAGTTCACGTGAATGAGAATTTCAG AAGAGCCAATTTCACATCTGCTGATATGAGGGAATCGGACTTCAGTGGTTCAACTTTCAATGGTGCATATCTTGAGAAAGCAGTTGCATACAAAGCTAATTTCACGG GTGCTGATTTGAGTGACACCCTAATGGATCGAATG GTACTAAATGAAGCTAATCTAACAAACGCAGTGCTAGTTAGATCTGTCCTCACACGGAGTGATCTTGGGGGTGCCATAATTGAAGGTGCTGATTTCAGTGATGCGGTTATAGACCTTCTCCAGAAACaa GCACTTTGCAAGTATGCGAGTGGCACTAATCCTGTAACAGGAATGAGCACCAGAAAAAGTCTCGGTTGTGGGAATACCCGACGAAATGCGTATGGTTCTCCATCTTCTCCTCTTCTGAGTGCTCCTCCACCCAAACTCCTTGATCGTGACGGTTTTTGCGATCCAGAAACTGGACTATGTGATGCTAGCTGA
- the LOC142555728 gene encoding acid beta-fructofuranosidase produces MSHPNTFRGFRNSETDDSFSSCPRTPLLDSGRVSPSKHRRRPSTVILLLMLGMLGVALLVVVVVKNGNDPDEVIVKPSDCDGTRLSEKMRPVARGVAEGVSAKSFWPLLQAGPAYPWTAKLLAWQTTAFHFQPIKNWMNDPNGPLLYKGWYHLFYQYNPYGAVWGNIVWGHAVSRDLIHWRHLPIAMVPDHWYDINGVWTGSATVLEDGQLVMLYTGSTNESVQVQNLAYPADAVDPLLVDWVKYSGNPVLVPPPGVEVKDFRDPTTAWLTPEGMWRIAIGSKVNKTGISLMYDTNDFKTFKLLDGVLRGVPGTGMWECVDFYPVSKITENGLDTSVNGPGVKHVMKTSLDDDRNDYYALGSYDSDAGIWTPDDPKIDVGIGLRYDYGIFYASKTFYDKEKNRRILWGWIKETDSEKADIQKGWSSLQAIPRTILFDKKTGSNILQWPVKEVERLRMKKNLFDKVEVKAGSVVHLDVCSTSDQLDIAAEFEVDQEALSSLEGTEMTYSCSSSATRGALGPFGLLVLADDALAEQTPVYFYISKDTQGNFKTFFCADHSRSSEATDVDKRIYGSTVPVLKGEKLSMRILVDHSIVESFAQGGRTCITSRIYPTKAIYEDAKIFLFNNATDAGITASLQIWQMSAAYAH; encoded by the exons atgtctcatcctAACACATTCCGTGGATTCCGCAATTCAGAAACCGATGATTCTTTCTCATCATGTCCCCGCACCCCCTTGCTCGACTCCGGCCGGGTGTCCCCGTCGAAGCACCGACGCAGACCCTCCACTGTTATCCTCCTCCTGATGTTGGGGATGTTAGGGGTAGCGTTACTTGTGGTGGTTGTAGTGAAAAATGGAAATGACCCTGATGAGGTGATTGTGAAGCCATCGGATTGTGACGGGACGAGGCTGTCGGAGAAGATGAGGCCGGTGGCGCGTGGGGTGGCAGAAGGGGTGTCCGCCAAGAGCTTTTGGCCATTGTTGCAGGCGGGGCCTGCATATCCATGGACTGCTAAATTATTGGCTTGGCAAACAACTGCTTTTCATTTCCAGCCTATAAAGAATTGGATGAATG ATCCCAATG GTCCATTGCTATACAAGGGATGGTACCATTTGTTCTATCAATACAACCCATATGGTGCAGTATGGGGCAACATTGTTTGGGGTCATGCAGTTTCAAGGGACCTAATACATTGGCGCCACCTCCCGATAGCAATGGTCCCTGACCACTGGTACGATATTAATGGTGTCTGGACAGGGTCCGCCACAGTGCTCGAAGATGGTCAGCTTGTCATGCTATATACCGGATCGACAAATGAGTCGGTTCAAGTTCAAAATCTTGCATACCCTGCTGACGCGGTGGATCCTCTCCTCGTCGATTGGGTAAAGTATTCGGGTAACCCGGTCTTAGTCCCTCCACCAGGGGTAGAAGTTAAGGACTTTCGTGATCCAACCACTGCATGGTTGACACCGGAAGGGATGTGGCGCATAGCTATTGGCTCTAAGGTTAACAAAACTGGGATATCATTGATGTATGACACTAATGACTTTAAAACCTTTAAACTTCTAGATGGAGTGCTCCGGGGGGTTCCGGGCACGGGTATGTGGGAATGCGTGGATTTCTACCCAGTGTCCAAGATCACGGAAAACGGGCTGGATACATCGGTTAATGGTCCCGGAGTTAAGCATGTTATGAAGACTAGTCTTGATGATGACAGGAATGACTACTATGCTCTTGGAAGTTATGATAGTGATGCTGGAATATGGACCCCTGATGATCCAAAAATAGATGTTGGCATTGGGTTGAGATACGATTATGGGATTTTCTACGCATCAAAGACGTTTTACGACAAAGAGAAAAATAGAAGAATCTTGTGGGGATGGATCAAAGAGACGGATAGTGAAAAGGCTGATATACAAAAGGGTTGGTCATCACTTCAG GCTATTCCAAGGACAATATTGTTCGACAAAAAGACAGGCAGTAACATTCTCCAGTGGCCAGTGAAGGAGGTGGAAAGATTGAGGATGAAGAAGAACCTTTTCGACAAGGTGGAGGTGAAAGCTGGTTCTGTTGTACACCTTGACGTTTGCTCAACTTCTGATCAG CTTGACATTGCAGCCGAGTTTGAAGTGGATCAGGAGGCTTTGAGCAGCTTAGAAGGAACAGAAATGACCTACAGTTGCTCCAGCAGTGCTACCAGaggtgcattaggaccatttggTTTGCTGGTTCTGGCCGATGATGCCCTAGCAGAGCAAACTCCAGTTTACTTCTATATTTCAAAGGATACACAAGGAAATTTCAAGACATTCTTCTGTGCTGATCACTCGAG GTCTTCTGAGGCAACTGATGTGGACAAGAGGATCTATGGAAGCACAGTACCAGTACTAAAAGGCGAAAAACTATCTATGAGAATACTT GTTGATCATTCGATAGTCGAGAGCTTTGCTCAAGGAGGTAGGACATGCATCACATCACGTATATATCCGACGAAAGCCATATATGAAGATGCGAAAATCTTCTTGTTCAACAATGCTACCGATGCGGGGATCACTGCAtctctacaaatatggcaaatGAGTGCTGCATATGCCCATTGA
- the LOC142555729 gene encoding putative xyloglucan galactosyltransferase GT19 has translation MPRLPSPPPLLLRLTTTVFIFFVAATKSQDSDPESDCTNKWIHIRHLPPQFNLHLLTNCSLYPLFDDFCPYLSNHGLGRKTHNNSHSWYRTDPFMLELIFHRRMLEYPCLTSDPNLANAVYIPYYAGIDGLKYLFGPEVNSSFNHGLDLFHYLVHVDNPSIWTKNQGHDHFLVMARPAWDFSQPLSNDPPIFGTSFLELPEFFNVTALTFESRAYPWQEKAIPYPTSFHPPNLAYLESWINRVRKSRRNTLMLFAAGGGISANPNIRRSIRLECDNSTNMNANGTGYGKSCEFVDCSNGVCEHDPIMVMKPMLQASFCLQPPGDTPTRRSTFDGILAGCIPVFFEDLSAKKQYGWHLPEEEYNEFSVFIAKEDIVFKGLKIVDVLMSIPRTEVRRMREKLVEMIPRIMYRKHGSSLGLRSKKDAFDIAVEGTLQRIKSRI, from the coding sequence ATGCCACGGCTACCGTCCCCGCCGCCCCTGTTACTTAGACTCACCACCACCGTCTTCATTTTCTTCGTCGCCGCCACCAAATCCCAAGACTCCGATCCTGAATCTGACTGCACAAACAAATGGATCCACATCCGCCACCTCCCGCCCCAATTCAACCTCCATCTCCTCACAAACTGCTCCCTATATCCTCTGTTCGACGATTTCTGCCCTTATCTCTCCAACCATGGCCTAGGCCGAAAGACGCACAACAACTCCCACAGCTGGTACAGAACCGACCCTTTTATGCTTGAACTCATATTCCATCGCCGTATGCTTGAATACCCTTGTTTGACCTCTGATCCGAATCTCGCAAACGCAGTTTACATCCCGTATTATGCTGGGATCGATGGCTTGAAATACCTTTTCGGCCCTGAAGTCAATTCCAGCTTCAACCATGGCTTGGATTTGTTTCATTATTTAGTACATGTAGACAACCCTTCGATATGGACAAAGAATCAGGGCCACGATCATTTCTTGGTGATGGCACGCCCGGCGTGGGATTTCAGCCAGCCGTTATCGAACGATCCGCCGATTTTTGGGACTTCGTTTCTTGAATTGCCTGAATTTTTCAATGTCACGGCGCTGACATTTGAATCCAGGGCTTACCCATGGCAAGAAAAAGCAATCCCATATCCGACCTCGTTTCACCCTCCAAATTTAGCTTATCTGGAGTCGTGGATCAATAGGGTAAGGAAATCAAGGAGAAACACATTGATGTTATTCGCTGCTGGAGGTGGGATTTCCGCTAATCCCAATATCAGAAGAAGCATTAGGCTTGAATGTGATAATAGCACTAATATGAATGCTAATGGCACTGGATATGGCAAATCCTGCGAATTTGTGGACTGCTCGAATGGGGTATGTGAACATGATCCTATAATGGTGATGAAGCCAATGCTGCAGGCTAGTTTCTGCCTGCAGCCTCCGGGGGATACTCCAACTAGGCGTTCGACTTTTGATGGCATTCTTGCCGGTTGTATACCTGTTTTTTTCGAGGATTTGTCTGCGAAAAAACAGTACGGGTGGCACTTACCGGAGGAGGAGTACAATGAATTTTCTGTGTTCATAGCGAAGGAAGATATTGTGTTTAAAGGGTTGAAAATCGTTGATGTCTTGATGAGTATACCAAGAACTGAAGTTAGGAGAATGAGGGAAAAACTCGTCGAGATGATTCCTAGAATAATGTACAGAAAACATGGGAGTTCATTGGGGTTAAGAAGTAAGAAAGATGCATTTGATATTGCAGTTGAGGGGACTTTGCAGAGGATCAAATCAAGAATTTGA